GATGCAGGGCGAAGAGCCGATGCGGCAGGAAAAGACATGCTGCTGATCGCCCTGCTGCTCGCCGCCGCACCTGCCAATTGCGCCAACCCACAAACCCAGGCGGACATAACGCAATGCGCCGGCCGTGCGGCGCAGCGCGCCGATGCGGAGATGACCCGGCAGTGGAACGCGACCTATGCGTATATGAAGCGGCGCGACGCGCAGGACAGGTCGCGCGGCGGTGGATTCGGTTATGCGCCCGCGTTGCTGGCAAGCCAGCGCGCCTGGCTGAAGTTCCGCGACACCCAATGCGTGATCGAAGGCGGCCAGTTCGCCGGTGGCTCGGCCCAGCCGATGGCGCAGGCGCAGTGTAAGGAGCGGCTGACCAAGGCTCGGACCGTGCAGTTGCGCGGGTTGGTGTGGAAGTGAGGGCGATCCCGGTCTTCATCGGCGACAATTTGCTCACCGCTGGCAATGCCGGTCACGAACCCGCGCTGTTTGCCAAGCGGGGACTGCGTCTGATGCAGTGTGTTGAGTTGATTCGGGTGACGGCGGGGTGAGCCTTGCCGCTATCGGATGTGTGTGGTTGGCGTTTGTCTTGCCACTGGTAGTCGCTGCCATTGGACGGCACCGCACTAGCACAAAAATCTGGACCTTGGTCGCACTTGCCTTGGTACTTGCCGCGAGTTGGTTGCTCGTCATCCTGGTGCTGGGCGATCTTTCCGCCAACCATGACTCCGCTTCGTGGCCATCACCGCTGGCCATCGCTGGAGCGTTTCTCATTACTTACACGGTGGTGGCAGTTGCTGCCTTTCGACGGAAGCTTGCATAGATGTTCAAGAAAATCCTCGTCGCCAATCGCGGCGAAATCGCTTGCCGCGTCATGCGCACTGCCAAGAAGATGGGTATCGCCACCGTGGCGGTCTATTCCGACGCGGATGCCCGTGCGCCGCATGTGCTGATGGCCGATGAGGCGGTCCGGCTCGGGCCGCCGCCGGCGGGTGAGAGCTATCTGCTCGCCGATCTGATCCTGCTTGCCGCCAAGGAAACCGGCGCGGACTGCATCCATCCCGGTTACGGCTTTCTGTCCGAACGCGAGAGTTTCGCCAAAGCCTGTGCAGAGGCGGGGATCGCCTTTGTCGGGCCGCCGCCGAACGCGATCGCGGCGATGGGCGACAAGATCGAATCCAAGAAGCTCGCCAAGGCCGCGGGCGTCAATGTCGTGCCCGGCTTCCTCGGCGAGATCGCCGATACCGACGATGCGGTCAGGATCGCCGGCGAGATCGGCTATCCGGTGATGATGAAAGCCTCGGCCGGCGGTGGCGGCAAGGGCATGCGGCTTGCCTATAGCGAACAAGATGTCCGCGAAGGGTTCGAAGCGACCAAGCGCGAGGGGCTCGCCAGCTTCGGCGACGACCGCGTGTTCATCGAGAAGTTCATCGAAAGCCCGCGCCACATCGAAATTCAGGTGATGGGCGACCAGCACGGCAACATCGTCTATCTCGGCGAGCGTGAGTGCTCGATCCAGCGCCGCCACCAGAAGGTCGTCGAGGAAGCGCCGTCGCCTTTCGTCACGCCAGTCATGCGCAAGGCGATGGGCGAACAGGCGGTCGCGCTGGCGCGTGCGGTCGGCTATTATTCCGCCGGCACGGTCGAGCTGATCGTCTCCGGTGCCGACACGACGGGGCAGGGTTTCTACTTCCTCGAAATGAACACACGGCTGCAGGTCGAACACCCGGTAACCGAAGCGATCACTGGCCTCGATCTGGTCGAACTGATGATCCGCGTTGCCGCCGGCGAGCCGCTCGGCTTTGCGCAGGACGACGTCACGCTGACCGGCTGGGCGATCGAAAATCGCGTCTATGCCGAAGACCCGTATCGCGGTTTCCTGCCCTCGATCGGGCGGCTGGTGCGCTACAATCCGCCCGAGGATGCGCGGCCCGACTATGGCACGGTCGACCCGGACG
This portion of the Sphingomonas sp. So64.6b genome encodes:
- a CDS encoding lysozyme inhibitor LprI family protein codes for the protein MLLIALLLAAAPANCANPQTQADITQCAGRAAQRADAEMTRQWNATYAYMKRRDAQDRSRGGGFGYAPALLASQRAWLKFRDTQCVIEGGQFAGGSAQPMAQAQCKERLTKARTVQLRGLVWK
- a CDS encoding acetyl/propionyl/methylcrotonyl-CoA carboxylase subunit alpha, which codes for MFKKILVANRGEIACRVMRTAKKMGIATVAVYSDADARAPHVLMADEAVRLGPPPAGESYLLADLILLAAKETGADCIHPGYGFLSERESFAKACAEAGIAFVGPPPNAIAAMGDKIESKKLAKAAGVNVVPGFLGEIADTDDAVRIAGEIGYPVMMKASAGGGGKGMRLAYSEQDVREGFEATKREGLASFGDDRVFIEKFIESPRHIEIQVMGDQHGNIVYLGERECSIQRRHQKVVEEAPSPFVTPVMRKAMGEQAVALARAVGYYSAGTVELIVSGADTTGQGFYFLEMNTRLQVEHPVTEAITGLDLVELMIRVAAGEPLGFAQDDVTLTGWAIENRVYAEDPYRGFLPSIGRLVRYNPPEDARPDYGTVDPDGAGYVRVDDGVREGGEVSMFYDPMIAKLITHAGTREAAIELQIAALDQFEIDGPGNNIDFLSALMQHPRFRSGAITTGFIAEEYPDGFHGAPANADLLRSLSAIAAFAATAEADRARRIDGQLGKRLRPPADWSVRIDGAEHDVSISTDGVIVDGEDLDIALEYTPGDRVVHAEIGEDDLSVRIARTRGGFKLTARGASHVARVLPAHVAPYTQHLIDKIPPDLSKFLLCPMPGLLMRLDVGAGDKVEAGQPLAVVEAMKMENILRAEKAGTVKSVNAKPGDSLAVDEVILEME